A stretch of DNA from bacterium:
TTACTTGTCTCACCAACAGGGTCAGTTACCCCTTCTTTTAAAAATACTTCAACTATCCAGTAATTTTTTTTTGTTTTGCTTTTTTTATAAATTAAAAAATCTTCAGAAACATTATCAATAAGAAGTTCTTTTGCAATTTTTTCTATATTCTTTTTTTCTGTATTACACTCAATTTTATATAAGTTTGAAACCTTCACTTCCTCAATATCAGAAATTCCCAATTCCTCAATACTTTTTTTAACATCCTCTCCAAAAACATCCCTTATATTTCTTTTCTTATATATTTCAACTATCCAGTAATTTTTATTCATAGTAACTTGCGCATTGTTTTTCATTTTCCCATACCGTTACTTTTTGAATTCTTACAGGATAACCTCTGAGTAATCTTTCCATTTTTTTATAAATAAAGAAAGCAATATTTTCAGAACTTGGATTTCTTTCTATAAAAAAGGGTATTGAGTTTAAATTTTTATGGTCAAGCATTTTTAAAATAATGTTCAGTTTTTTCTTTAAGATATTAAAATCAATAAGTAAACCAATTCTATCAAGTGTTTCCCCTGTTACTATAATTTCAACTTTCCAGTTATGCCCGTGTAGATTTTCGCATCTACCTTTATAATTTCTTAAACTGTGAGCCGAAGAAAATTCTCCATTAATTTTTAGTTCATACATTTTTAGTAAGTTTATATTTTATGTTATTTTTTTCAAAAAGAAATTTGATTGTTTTTTCCACATGTGGACTTATATCACTGAAATACAATGATATTTTACCTTTGCCACCTTTATTGTTTAAATTATTTTCTTCAATTATATTTTTTATTTTGATAGAAACTTCATAAGAAGCATCAATTATTTCAACATTTTTTCCCATAATTTTCTGTATTGTTTTTTTTAAATAAGGATAATGGGTACATCCAAGAACAAGTGTATCAATATTTTTTTTCTTTAATTCACTTAAGTAAATCTCAGCAATCTTATAACTTATTTCATTTTCAAACCATCCTTCTTCAACAACAGGAACAAATAAAGGACAATCTTTCGTATAAACTTCTATCCCTTTATATTTTGAAAATAACTTTTGATATCTTAAACTTGAAATTGTAGCGGTTGTTCCAATAACTCCAATTTTTTTATTTTTTGTTAATTTTACTGCTTTTTCAACAGTTGGTTCAATAACATCAATAATTTTGATATTTTTAAATTTTTTTCTCAAATAGTAGGAAGCATATGAAGATACAGTATGGCAGGCAATTACTATCAATTTTGGATTGTATTTTAAAAGAAAAATAACATCTTCAACTGCAAATTTTTTAATTACCCTTTCTGATTTGGTTCCATATGGAACCCTTGCTGTGTCTCCAAAATAAATGATATTCTCTTCTGGCAGGACTTTTATAATTTCTTTTACAACACTTAAACCACCAACACCTGAATCAAAAATCCCGATCGGATTTTTATTCATTTTATTATTTCTCTTTTCTTTAAATATTCAATAATTGCTTTTCCAAGTGTCTCTGCAATTGCCTGTCTTACTTCAACATCTTTCAGATTGAATTCAATATTAGGATTACATATAAATCCAATCTCGGTTAAAACAGAAATCATCGGAGTATACTTTAAAACATAGAAATTCCCTCTTTTAGCCCCTCTGTCAGGAGTTATTAATCTTTCTGCAAGTTTTTCCTGAACACATTCTGCAAGAATTCTACCTTCATCAATTATATCGGTTTCGTTTAAATTATTTAATATCTGATTTAATACAGAATCATTATTTTCTTCTTTTAATTCTCCTTCTCCATCATTGGATTTTGGTAAACTATTTGTTTCTACTTTACAGTATGGATAATATGTCTCAAAACCTGTTGCATCAAATCTATTAAATCTTGAAGAGTTTGTATGAACTGAGAAGAAAATATCAGCATTTAATGTTTTTGCAATATTAACTCTTTCTTCAAGTGAAATAAAAACATCTTCCTTTCTTGTTAAATAAATTTCTATAGAGGGATAACTTTCAAGTTGTTTTTTTAAATATTTTTCAAGTCGTAAGGATACATCAAGATTCACATCTTTTTCTTTTAAACCATAATTTCCAATAGCACCTGAATCATGTCCTCCATGACCGGGGTCTATTACTATAATAAATTTTCTACTTTCTTTTTTTTCCTCTGATGTTTTTTCTCTTTCTTCTTTTTTTTCTGAAATTTTGAAATCTGCAAATATTTTTGAAAAATCCTCAACTGGTATTAATATGTCTCCTTCAATTTCTTTTGGAGTATTTTTAATCTCAATCGTTTTACCACCTACAATTAAAGTTTTATCATCTATTCTGAATTTTATCTGTGTACCATCAAAAAATACGAAAATCCTATCCTCAATTTTAGCCCAGTTATCGGAATTTATTATTTTAAGGAATGATTTTAGTGAGATATACTGAACATCCTTTATTAAATATGTAGGGATTTTTCTCGTTTTTATTTCTTCTTCTAAATTTAGTGAGTAAATGCTTAAAGATGTTAATAAAATAAAAAAAATCAAAAACCTTATATTTTTCAAAAACATACCAAATTTCTCCTAAAAAATTTTTATGTTTACAATCAATTTTTCTTTTTTGCTTATAATATTTTAAATTGCTGAATATGTGGAGGCGGCGGGTACTGCCCCCGCGTCCGTCGCTATCGCTCCCGGGACAGGGGAGATTCCCCTTTCCCGACGATACCCCCACAACATATAAGGGGAAAAATCTTTTTCCCCTTAAACCCTTTTTCTGTCCGCTGGTAAGCCCTGATGCTTCAGTTTTCCTTGTTCCTTTAGTTTTTGCTGAATATGTGGAGGCGGCGGGTACTGCCCCCGCGTCCGTCGCTATCGCTCCCGGGACAGGGGAGATTCCCCTTTCCCGACGATACCCCCACAACATATAAGGGGAAAAATCTTTTTCCCCTTAAACCCTTTTTCTGTCCGCTGGTAAGCCCTGATGCTTCAGTTTTCCTTGTTCCTTTAGTTTTTGCTGAATATGTGGAGGCGGCGGGTACTGCCCCCGCGTCCAGAAAGAATCCTGATAGAGTATCTACCTGTATAGTCAGAAGTTTTTTCTTAGGGTAAAAAGGCACTTCTGACAGGCCCTTTTACCCGCATCCTTTTTATTAATCTTCTTTAAGGGAAAAGGATAACCCTTAAAGAAGATGCCTCTTAGCCGACCCATTTTACAGAGTCAGAGGCAAACTCTGTAAATGGGTGACTGCATTTTATGCAGCCAGAGTATTTGCTGTTACGGCAGTTATTTTTTGTCAGGTTTTTACAAGTTCCTGACAAACTTGACAGGCAACTCTATCCGGATTTCTTCCTGTCGATTCCTATTTCGCCCCCATATTTTTCATTTTTCTTGCTATATCTCTCTCAATTTCTCTTTCTTTCAATTCCCTTCTTTTGTCAAAGAGCTTTTTACCTTTTGCAACAGCAAGTTCTATTTTAGCCAGACCTCTATTATTAAAATACACTGAAAGTGGTACAAGTGTCAAGCGTTTTTCTGAAACTCTTTTTTCAAGTCGTCTTATTTCATTTTTATTCAGTAACAATTTTTTCTTTCTCAAAGGATTGATTTTTTCAAATGAGGACTGATAGGGTGCAATATAAAAATTATAAAGAAAAACTTCTCCATTTTCTACCTTTGCATAAGAATCTTTAAATGCAATTTTTCCCTCTCTAATTGACTTTACCTCACTTCCTTTAAGAACAATACCCGCTTCTATTCTTTCAAGAATTTCATAATCATGATAAGCACTTTTGTTTTCTATTTTCATTTAATCCCTCATTTTTAAGAGGAATACAAGAAGCATTATTAAAGTTATTACAAATTCTGAAATTCCAAAAAGAAAATATCCAGATATAAAAAGGAAAACAGAAGAAATTAAAAAAGTTGAAATAATTAAAGAAAAAGAAATTTTTATTCCTGCTTTTTTTACAGTTGAATTTAAATTTTCAGTCGTATTTTCATTTCTATAATCTTTCCTTTTTGAATTTTTAACTGTATCCATAAGTGTTTCAATTGTCTGTGGCAGTTCTTTAATAATATAATGTAAACTGTTAAATGTATTCTGAAATTCTTTTAAAAAATAGGAAAATTTTACTTTTTTCTCTGTAATTTCAATAAAAAATGGTTCAATAGATTCAGTAAGTTTAAATTCAGGGTCAATGAAATGGCATATTCCTTCAATTGTGATTATTGATTTACCCATTAAAGTAAAACTTACAGGGATTTTAATTCTGTTTTTTCTCATAATTTCAAAGCAGATACCAAGAACTTCTCCAATTTTTATTTTTTTTATTGGAATATCCCTGTATACTTCAATTAAATCTTCTATATCCTCTCTTAATTCCTGAATATCTGTCGTATCTCCAATAGAACCCATGAGTTTTAAAGTTAATATTACTTTTTCTGTATTCCCTTTTAAAATGCTTGAAATAAGATTAACAATATAATACTTTCTTTCTTCATCAAGATGTCCAACAATACCAAAGTCAATCAGTGCAATTTTTCCATCTCTCATAATAAAAATATTTCCCGGATGCGGATCCCCATGAAAAATTCCTGTATAAAAAATCTGTTTTAAAATTATATCCGCTCCATTTTTCAATACTTCTTCCTTGCTTACAAATTTACTCCAATCTTCAACCCTATTAATTTTTATTCCATCTATATATTCAGTAACAAGCAATTTTTCTGTGCTTATTTCCTTATAAATTTCAGGGATGTACAATTTTTCAAAATTTTTCATTCTTTCTTTCATTATTTCAATATTTTTACCCTCTATAAGAAAATTCAATTCTTTTTTTATACTCTTTTCAA
This window harbors:
- a CDS encoding phosphoribosylformylglycinamidine synthase subunit PurS, which produces MNKNYWIVEIYKKRNIRDVFGEDVKKSIEELGISDIEEVKVSNLYKIECNTEKKNIEKIAKELLIDNVSEDFLIYKKSKTKKNYWIVEVFLKEGVTDPVGETSKKTIIESGILKDVDVKTGKKYYIKGKLKEDQIKEICEKILANTLIHNYFIFKKEGMGK
- the queD gene encoding 6-carboxytetrahydropterin synthase QueD yields the protein MYELKINGEFSSAHSLRNYKGRCENLHGHNWKVEIIVTGETLDRIGLLIDFNILKKKLNIILKMLDHKNLNSIPFFIERNPSSENIAFFIYKKMERLLRGYPVRIQKVTVWENEKQCASYYE
- the murI gene encoding glutamate racemase, translated to MNKNPIGIFDSGVGGLSVVKEIIKVLPEENIIYFGDTARVPYGTKSERVIKKFAVEDVIFLLKYNPKLIVIACHTVSSYASYYLRKKFKNIKIIDVIEPTVEKAVKLTKNKKIGVIGTTATISSLRYQKLFSKYKGIEVYTKDCPLFVPVVEEGWFENEISYKIAEIYLSELKKKNIDTLVLGCTHYPYLKKTIQKIMGKNVEIIDASYEVSIKIKNIIEENNLNNKGGKGKISLYFSDISPHVEKTIKFLFEKNNIKYKLTKNV
- a CDS encoding N-acetylmuramoyl-L-alanine amidase; amino-acid sequence: MFLKNIRFLIFFILLTSLSIYSLNLEEEIKTRKIPTYLIKDVQYISLKSFLKIINSDNWAKIEDRIFVFFDGTQIKFRIDDKTLIVGGKTIEIKNTPKEIEGDILIPVEDFSKIFADFKISEKKEEREKTSEEKKESRKFIIVIDPGHGGHDSGAIGNYGLKEKDVNLDVSLRLEKYLKKQLESYPSIEIYLTRKEDVFISLEERVNIAKTLNADIFFSVHTNSSRFNRFDATGFETYYPYCKVETNSLPKSNDGEGELKEENNDSVLNQILNNLNETDIIDEGRILAECVQEKLAERLITPDRGAKRGNFYVLKYTPMISVLTEIGFICNPNIEFNLKDVEVRQAIAETLGKAIIEYLKKREIIK
- the smpB gene encoding SsrA-binding protein SmpB, with product MKIENKSAYHDYEILERIEAGIVLKGSEVKSIREGKIAFKDSYAKVENGEVFLYNFYIAPYQSSFEKINPLRKKKLLLNKNEIRRLEKRVSEKRLTLVPLSVYFNNRGLAKIELAVAKGKKLFDKRRELKEREIERDIARKMKNMGAK
- a CDS encoding AarF/UbiB family protein, with protein sequence MNKHITVIRKIKRYRRIVNILIKYGFEILVERAHIFKFPFRKKRQIELTFPVRVRKILEELGPTFVKLGQILSTRPDLIPFEYIRELEKLQDEVKPENFDLMKEIIEKETGGKLEEIFDVFDKEPIASGSLSCVYKAVYKGKRVAVKVQRPYIKEQIFTDIQILYDIANLIEKFIKESEIYQPVKIVKEFEKSIKKELNFLIEGKNIEIMKERMKNFEKLYIPEIYKEISTEKLLVTEYIDGIKINRVEDWSKFVSKEEVLKNGADIILKQIFYTGIFHGDPHPGNIFIMRDGKIALIDFGIVGHLDEERKYYIVNLISSILKGNTEKVILTLKLMGSIGDTTDIQELREDIEDLIEVYRDIPIKKIKIGEVLGICFEIMRKNRIKIPVSFTLMGKSIITIEGICHFIDPEFKLTESIEPFFIEITEKKVKFSYFLKEFQNTFNSLHYIIKELPQTIETLMDTVKNSKRKDYRNENTTENLNSTVKKAGIKISFSLIISTFLISSVFLFISGYFLFGISEFVITLIMLLVFLLKMRD